Within Amycolatopsis sp. FDAARGOS 1241, the genomic segment TGCGCCGTGGGGAAGATGAACTGCCGTCTGCTGCGCGCTTCCGGACGCTCCATGTACGACCCACCGGTCTCGGGGTCCTGGAACGTGGTGCGCATGGTGTTCACGAGCGCGAGCGCGGTGTCGTAGCGTTCGAGCGCCCACGCCCCCTGAGCCAGCAACGAGTGCGGGTAGGTCGCCCACCGGTGCACGAAAGCCTCGCGCGGCACGCCCTCGCGCAGATCGCCTTCCGCTGTCAGGGTGGTGCGCTCGATCCACGACAGCACCCGCGCCGCGACCTCGCGTTCGCCGACGACCGCGAAGACCCACGGCATCCGGTAGTAGCCGTTGCGGATGTCGGCCGCGCCGGGCTTGCCGTCGTCGGCGACGCGGTCGAGCAGCCACCGCACCCCGCGGGCGCGGACCTTGCGCAAGCTCTCCTGCGCCGCCCGGATCTCCTGCTCCGGCACGAGGGCCTGGTCGACACCCATCACGAGCGGTCCTCTCCGTCTCCTGGACTCGTGGTTTTCGCGCGGGTCGAGCACCGGTTCCCGGACCGGGAACCGTTCCTGCGCGACGGTTGCGCTCTGGTCGTGCCTACTCGATGGCGACCGGGTTCACCGGGCCGCCGGTGGCGTGGACGATCTTGAGCGGCCCGGCCACGTAGAAGAAGTCCCACTGGCCGCGCAGTCGTCGGCCAGCGCTTCGAGGTCGCAGATCTCGAGGAACAGCACACCGAGGTTGCGCATGAGTGCACTGTGGACGAGCAGTTTCGCCCCGGCGGCGGGGTCGAGGGGAGGTCTCGACCCCGATCGTGTCGGAGCCGATGTTCGGGATCTCCCGGTCGCGGAACCACTCGGCGAGACCGGGTGAGTACACGAGACCGGGTTCGGGCCAGCTCGCGTGGAATTCGGCGGTCGGCGTCTCGCGGAAGAACACCGTGCGGCCGGTGCGCACGAGGAGGATGTCGCGCTTGCGCAGCTCGACGCCCTGCTGCTCGGCGGCGGCCTCGATGTCGTGGTGGGTGTAGGTTTCCCCGCTGGCGAGATAGCGCTTCCCGCGGTGGCGCGCGAGGTCGGCGAGCACACCGCGGCCGACGACGCCGTGTTCGGCGATCGGCAGGATGCTGTCGCGCACGAGGCCGCCGATGGTGGTGTCGGCGTCGTAGCCGTTGTAGAGCCGGTCGTCGTACCAGACGTGACCGAGCGCGTCGTAGTTGGTGGACCCCTGCACGTGGTAGTGAGGTAGTCGTCGGCGAACCGGCCGCCGCCGGGGATGTCCGGCGCCAGCCCGCCGCGCCATGTCCCCTGGTCCTGGACGTTCACCCGCACCGGTTGCTGCCGGTGCGGTGCGAACGGGTCGCCCGCCGGGTCTCCCATGCGGGTCTGGAGGGTGAAGGCCCGGCCCTGGCGCAGGCTGGCCGCGGTGGCGTGAACCTGTTCGCGGCCGAGCGGGTTCAGCGCCCCGATCTCGTCCTCCGCGCCCCACCGCCCCAGTTCGTGGGGCCCCGGACAGGATCTCGGAAAGCTGTGCCACCGGCTGATCGCTCACGACGAACCACGCTATAAGTGGCTCAGGACGCGATGTCAATAAACTAACATCCTGGTGCTAGGAACGTACCATTCGTGGTTCAGGCGATGGCGTGGTCCTCGTCGACGGCGACCGTGCGGACCTCGACGTGGTGTTCGGCCAGCGCCGCGCGGTGTTCTTCGGACAGCCCGTCGTCGGTGACGAGCACGTCGACATCGTCGAGGGAACACGCCCGCACCATCGCGGAGCTCGCGAACTTGCTGGAGTCGGCCAGCAGGATCACCTCGTCGGCGACGTCGACGAGCGCGCGCTTCGACACGGCGTCGAAGTGGTTGCCGCAGTACACGCCCTCGGTGGTCACGCTCGACGCGGCGAGCAGCAGCGTGCGCACCCGCAGCTCCCTGATCGCCGCGAGCGTCATCGGCCCGGCGAAGGACTGCGAACTCTGGTGCAGGGTTCCGTCCAGACTGATCACGTCCAGGTTCTCCTTGCCCAGCAAGGTGTTGATGATCGGCAGCGACGCCGTGACGACCTGCAGGCGAAGCGTCGGCGGCAGCAGGTTCGCCACCGCGTTGGTGGTGGTGCCGGCGTCGAACGCGACCGCGCCGCCGTCGGGCAGCAGCTCGATCACCGCCGCGCGATGGCCTGCTTCGCGCCACTGTGCCGGCCGGAGCGGGCGCGGAAGTCGGTGCCGTCGATCGCGGCGGCGGGCAGCATGGTGACCCCGCCGTGCACGCTGCGCATGCGGCCCTCGCGGACGAGCTTGCGGGCGTCGCGCCGGATGGTCATCTCCGAGACGCCGAGCACCTTCGACAGCTCGGCGACGGTGCAGAACCCCTGCTGCTCGACGAGCCCGACGAGGCGGCTGCGCCGCTCCTCGGCGGGAGACGGCTGGGTCTCAGGGGACACGGTGCTCCTCCGGGTCGGTACCCGGGACCGACCGCCGGGCCCGGGGGCGCTCGACCACGGAGCCCGACGCACGCGAGCGGGCCTCGGACCTCCGTAGTGGCCGGACCGGCGCCCTCGCGCGCGCTCGCCCGACGCTAGCTGCGTTGTTAATTCGTGTCAATAAACGAACATTAGCCGCGGCCACTGCCCGCCAGCAACCGACCGGGCGCCCGGTTGACGCGCAGGGGTGCGCCCGCCTAGCGTCGGCTCCCATGAACCGCGCTTCGCCGGCTGTGGCCGACCGCATCCTCGTCATGGCGGCGGCATTGTTCCGGCGCAAGGGCTACGCCGCGGCCACCACCCGCGAGCTGGCCGAACTGCTCAACATCCAGAAGGCGACGCTGTACCACCACATCGGCGCCAAGGAAGACCTGCTCCACGGGATCTGCCGGGAGAGCCTCGGCGACATCACCCGGCGCGTCGAGCAGGCCGCCGCGGACGTCGGCGGGCCCGAGCGGCTCGAGGCGATGATCGAGGCGCACGTGGAGAGCGCGCTGGAGTTCCGCGACCTGCACTCGGTGATGTTGTTCGAACTGCGCTCGCTCACCGGCGACCGGCTGACCGACGTGATGGGGCTGCGCGACACCTACGAGCGGGTGCTGCAGGACGCCGTCGAGCACGACCAGTCCCGGGGCCTGCTGCGCACCGACCTCAGCGCCCGCCGGCTCACGCTCGCCCTGCTCAACTCGTTGAACTGGACCATCTTCTGGTACGACCCCGCCGGCGACATGAGCCCGCGCGAGGTGGCCCGGTTCCTCTCCAGCGTGTTCCTCGACGGCGCCGCCAGCCCCGGCGCCCGGCAAGCCCGCGCCGCCCGGCCCTGAGGGAGTCCACTGTGGATCTGAACTTCGCCCCCGCCACTACCGAGCTGGTCGAGAAGACCCGCGCGTTCGTCCGGGAGGTGGTGCTGCCCGTCGAGGAGCGCCACCACGGCGTCGCGCCCGACGGCGAGGACTGGCGGCGGGAACTGCAGGACGCCGCGAAGGCCCACGGTGTGTTCGGCCCGCACCTGCCGGCCGAGTACGGCGGGCACGGCCTGGGCATGGTCGAACGCGCACCGGTGTTCGAAGAGGCCGGGTACTCGCTGTTCGGCCCGATCGCGGTGAACTGCGCGGCACCGGACGAGGGCAACCAGCACCTGCTGGACCGCGTCGCCACGCCCGAGCAGCGCAAGGCCTACCTCGATCCCCTCGCCCGCGGCGAGGTCCGCTCCGCCTTCGCGATGACCGAACCCGCGCCCGGCGCGGGTTCCGACCCGCGGGCGCTGGCCACGACCGCCACGCGCGTCGAGGCGGGCTGGCGGATCGACGGGCTCAAGCGGTTCATCACCGGCGCGGACGGCGCGGCGTTCAGCATCGTGATGGCGCGGACGTCGGGCGAGCCCGGCGCCCGGGGCGGAGCGACGATGTTCCTCGTCGACGCGGACAACCCGGGGATGATCCTCGAGCGGCACGTGCCGACGATGGACAAGAGCATGGCCGGCGGGCACTGCGAGGTGCGGTTCGAGAACTGCGTGGTGTCCGAGGACGCGGTCCTGGGCGAGCTGGACCGCGGGTTCGAGTACGCGCAGGTGCGCCTCGGCCCCGCCCGCATGACGCACTGCATGCGCTGGCTCGGCGCGGCCCGCCACGCCCACGAACTGGCGCTCGGCCGGGCGGTGGACCGCGAGGCGTTCGGCGAGCGCCTGTCGAACCTGGGCCTGACGCAGCAGCTGATCGCCGACTCCGAGATCGACCTGGCGGCGTCGCGCGCGTTGATCCTGCGCGCGTGCTGGGAGCTCGACCACGGCGAGAGCGCCGGCGACTCGACAGCCATCGCTAAGACGTTCGTCTCCGAGGCCGTCGGGCGGATCGTGGACCGGGCGGTGCAGGTGCACGGCGGGCTCGGGGTCTCCGAGGACCTGCCACTCGCGCGGATCTACCGGGAGGTCCGCCCGTTCCGGATCTACGACGGGCCGTCCGAGGTACACCGGTGGGCGCTCGCGAAGCGGGCCGCCCGGCGGGCGCGCGACGGGTTCGCCCGGTGATCGACCTCGCACGGCTGCGTGCACTGCTCACCGAACACGGCGTGGCCATCACCGGTGACCTCCGCGCCGACGAGATCAGCGGCGGCCGCTCGAACCTCACCTACAAGGTCAGCGACGACGTCCAGGCCTGGGTCGTGCGCCGCCCGCCGGTCGCGGGCCTGACCCCGTCGGCCCACGACGTGCTGCGCGAGTACCGCATCGTCGACGCGCTGCAGGCCACCGACATCCCGGTGGCCCCCACGGTCCTCGCCGACGAAACCGGCCCCCTCATCGTCGTCGGCTTCGTGCCCGGCCGGGTCCTGCGCACGCGCGCGGACCTGGACGGCGTGGACGTCGCCGACGTCCACCGCGAACTGATCCGCGTCCTCGTGGCCCTGCACGCGGTGCCCTACGCGGAGATCGGCCTGGGCGACTTCGGCCGTCCGGACGGTTTCTTCGCCCGGCAGGTGAAACGCTGGCGCCGCCAGTGGGACCACGTCGCCACCCGCGAGCTCCCGGACCTCGACCGCCTGTACGCCCGCCTCACCGACCGCACCCCACCCCCCGCGCCGGCAACCATCGTCCACGGCGACTACCGCGTCGACAACACCCTCCTTGACCCTGCGCGGCCCTCCCACATGCTCGCCCTGGTCGACTGGGAAATGTCCACCCTGGGCGACCCGCTGACCGACGTGGCCACCATGTGCACCTACCAACATCCCGCGTTCGACCATGTGGTCGGCGAACCGGCCGCGAGCACCAGCCCGCGCTGGCCCGGCCCCGACGTTCTCGCCCAGGACTACGCCACGGCGTCGGGCCGCGATCTGGGCGAGTTCTCCACGTACCTGGGGCTGGCGTACTTCAAACTGGCGGTGATCGCCGAGGGTATCCGCGCCCGCTACCTCGCTGGGGCGGGCAGCGAACCGGGCCACGCATCGGCGGGCGAGGCAGTGCCGGGGCTCGTTGCCGAAGGGCTTGCGGTGCTTGGCCGCTGACCTTTCTTGACGCAGCGGCCAGCTGCCTCGGCCAAAGGCGCGAAGGTGCCCCGGGCGGTGCCGGCAGTCGAGATCGCCGCAGGGGCGGATGAACGGGTCCGGTCCCGGCGGGTTTCGCCCTTCCGGGGCCGGACGTGGAGCAGTTCAGCTTGCGTGTGCCCGACGGCAGGCCGCCGCCCGCGTAGACGTCCTCGGCGAGCTTCGCGAGAGCAGTGAGGGCCACGTTCTGGCTCCACGGGCCGTAGGACACCCGCGAGACCCCCAGCTCCTGCGCCCGCGCCGGCGGGATCGAGCCGGGCACGCCGATCAGGTTGACCTTGCGCTCACCGATCGCGTCGACCAGGCGGGCCACCTGCCCCTCGTCGAGCAGACCGGGCACGAAGAAGTTCGACGCACCCGCCTCCAGGTAGGCGCGGCCGCGGGCGATGGCGTCGGCGAGCACCTCGTCGGGGTCGGGGTCGCGGTCGCCGGCCTTGACGAACGCGTCGGTGCGGGCGTTGAGCACGAAGTCGACACCCGCGTTCTGGGCGGCGGCCACGGCGGCCTCGACCGCCTTCACGGCGTCGGCCAGCGGCTTCATCTGATCCTCGAGATTGCACCCCGCGGCGCCGGCGTCGATCGCCCGTGCCACTGTGCCACCCGGGTCGCCGTAGCCGGCCTCCAGGTCGGCGGTCACCGGCAGGTCGCCCGCAACGCGCACGATCAAGGCGACCTCGGCGATCATCTCGTCGCGCGGGATCTTCTCGCCATCGGGATAGCCACGCGAGGCCGCGATCCCGTGGCTGGCTGTCGCCAGCGCCCTCGTCCCCGGTGTCTCGGCGACGACCTCGCCGTGATCGCGTCCCACACGTTCACCACGAGCAGCAGCTCCGGAGCCGCATGCAGCTCCTGCAGCAGCCTGGCCTTGTCGGCACGGGAAGTCATGCCGTCAACCTATCCGCCCGAACGCCAAGCCGGCACCTGCTCGCCCTCCGGCGACATCCTCGCGAAGAGGCCGTCGGCTGCAAGCGCGGCCCACCGCGCGCCCTCCGCGAGCAACGTGCGTGGGATTGTGCCGGGTTCAGCTGCCGACCAGCGACGTCACCAGCGTTTCCGCGATCGCCCGCAACTCCGCCGGGCTGTACGTCGCCCGTTCCATCACCGCCAGCCCACGCGTGGTGGTGACAACGAGGCGCGCCGCGGCGCGCAGGTCGACCGAAGAGGACGTGCCTGGGAGCGCGGACAGGGCGGTGAAGACCAGCGTCTCCAGTGCGTCGAGCATCGTCCGGACCGCGGCTTCCGCGCGGGGTGAGTCGGTGGCGGCTTCGATGGCGGTGCGGGTCGAGAGGCAGCCGTGGGAGGGGGTGCCTTCGGCGAAGGTTTCGATGCAGTAGTCGAACAAGGACAGCAGGGCGTCGCGGCGGGTGGAGCGGTTCAGGGCCTCGGCCGCGCCGTCCAGGAAGCGGGCGGCGTAGGAGCCGAAGGCGCGCAAGAAGATTTCCTCCTTGCCGCCGTAGGCGTGGTAGAGGGAGCCGCGCTGCACGCCGGTGGCGGTGGCGAGGTCGGGCATCGACGTGGCGCGGAAGCCGCGCTCGGTGAAGACGTCGAGGGCTCGGTCGAGGGTCGCGCGTTCGTCGAACTGCCGGACACCTGCCATGAGGACCCCTTCCTTACTCGATCAGCTTAGTGCGCGAGATGTCGAAGACGCCGTGCCGCGTGAGCAGGCTCGCGGCCCAGCCGACGGCCGCCGCGAGCAGGATCGGCGGCAGCAGGTCGATGCCGCTCAGCTCGACGGCGAGGACGACCGCCGTCGCCGGAGCGCGCGAGGCCGCGGCCAGGCACGCCGCCACGCCCGCGGCCGCACCGCCGGCCATCGGGAGCGCCGAACCCACGGTGGCGCCCACGAACACGGCCGGCCCGATCGTCCCG encodes:
- a CDS encoding DeoR family transcriptional regulator; the encoded protein is MSPETQPSPAEERRSRLVGLVEQQGFCTVAELSKVLGVSEMTIRRDARKLVREGRMRSVHGGVTMLPAAAIDGTDFRARSGRHSGAKQAIARR
- a CDS encoding acyl-CoA dehydrogenase family protein, encoding MDLNFAPATTELVEKTRAFVREVVLPVEERHHGVAPDGEDWRRELQDAAKAHGVFGPHLPAEYGGHGLGMVERAPVFEEAGYSLFGPIAVNCAAPDEGNQHLLDRVATPEQRKAYLDPLARGEVRSAFAMTEPAPGAGSDPRALATTATRVEAGWRIDGLKRFITGADGAAFSIVMARTSGEPGARGGATMFLVDADNPGMILERHVPTMDKSMAGGHCEVRFENCVVSEDAVLGELDRGFEYAQVRLGPARMTHCMRWLGAARHAHELALGRAVDREAFGERLSNLGLTQQLIADSEIDLAASRALILRACWELDHGESAGDSTAIAKTFVSEAVGRIVDRAVQVHGGLGVSEDLPLARIYREVRPFRIYDGPSEVHRWALAKRAARRARDGFAR
- a CDS encoding phosphotransferase family protein, producing the protein MIDLARLRALLTEHGVAITGDLRADEISGGRSNLTYKVSDDVQAWVVRRPPVAGLTPSAHDVLREYRIVDALQATDIPVAPTVLADETGPLIVVGFVPGRVLRTRADLDGVDVADVHRELIRVLVALHAVPYAEIGLGDFGRPDGFFARQVKRWRRQWDHVATRELPDLDRLYARLTDRTPPPAPATIVHGDYRVDNTLLDPARPSHMLALVDWEMSTLGDPLTDVATMCTYQHPAFDHVVGEPAASTSPRWPGPDVLAQDYATASGRDLGEFSTYLGLAYFKLAVIAEGIRARYLAGAGSEPGHASAGEAVPGLVAEGLAVLGR
- a CDS encoding TetR/AcrR family transcriptional regulator is translated as MAGVRQFDERATLDRALDVFTERGFRATSMPDLATATGVQRGSLYHAYGGKEEIFLRAFGSYAARFLDGAAEALNRSTRRDALLSLFDYCIETFAEGTPSHGCLSTRTAIEAATDSPRAEAAVRTMLDALETLVFTALSALPGTSSSVDLRAAARLVVTTTRGLAVMERATYSPAELRAIAETLVTSLVGS
- a CDS encoding TetR/AcrR family transcriptional regulator, which translates into the protein MNRASPAVADRILVMAAALFRRKGYAAATTRELAELLNIQKATLYHHIGAKEDLLHGICRESLGDITRRVEQAAADVGGPERLEAMIEAHVESALEFRDLHSVMLFELRSLTGDRLTDVMGLRDTYERVLQDAVEHDQSRGLLRTDLSARRLTLALLNSLNWTIFWYDPAGDMSPREVARFLSSVFLDGAASPGARQARAARP
- a CDS encoding DeoR/GlpR family DNA-binding transcription regulator, coding for MIELLPDGGAVAFDAGTTTNAVANLLPPTLRLQVVTASLPIINTLLGKENLDVISLDGTLHQSSQSFAGPMTLAAIRELRVRTLLLAASSVTTEGVYCGNHFDAVSKRALVDVADEVILLADSSKFASSAMVRACSLDDVDVLVTDDGLSEEHRAALAEHHVEVRTVAVDEDHAIA
- a CDS encoding cyclase family protein, which encodes MQGSTNYDALGHVWYDDRLYNGYDADTTIGGLVRDSILPIAEHGVVGRGVLADLARHRGKRYLASGETYTHHDIEAAAEQQGVELRKRDILLVRTGRTVFFRETPTAEFHASWPEPGLVYSPGLAEWFRDREIPNIGSDTIGVETSPRPRRRGETARPQCTHAQPRCAVPRDLRPRSAGRRLRGQWDFFYVAGPLKIVHATGGPVNPVAIE